A genomic stretch from Mycobacterium cookii includes:
- a CDS encoding GNAT family N-acetyltransferase yields MTVRIRRAAPADAAAITAMIHGLAEFERAPEQCTVVETQVRTALFDQPATLRAHVAEVDGDVAAMALWFLNFSTWDGVDGIFLEDLFVQPRFRRLGLARGLLSALAKECVDNGYTRLSWAVLNWNTDAIALYESIGGRPQSEWTTYRVSGAELAELAGP; encoded by the coding sequence GTGACCGTTCGCATCCGCCGAGCCGCCCCCGCCGACGCCGCCGCGATCACCGCGATGATCCACGGCCTCGCCGAGTTCGAACGGGCACCCGAACAATGCACCGTCGTCGAGACACAAGTCAGGACAGCGCTTTTCGATCAACCCGCGACGTTACGGGCGCACGTCGCCGAGGTGGACGGCGACGTCGCCGCGATGGCGCTGTGGTTCCTGAACTTCTCGACCTGGGACGGCGTCGACGGCATATTCCTGGAAGACCTGTTCGTACAACCGCGCTTTCGCCGTCTCGGGTTGGCCCGCGGCCTGCTATCTGCACTGGCCAAAGAATGCGTGGACAACGGCTACACCCGGTTGTCCTGGGCGGTGCTGAACTGGAACACCGACGCGATCGCGCTATATGAGTCCATCGGCGGCCGGCCGCAGAGTGAGTGGACGACTTATCGGGTGTCGGGTGCCGAGCTGGCTGAGCTCGCCGGACCCTGA
- a CDS encoding acid phosphatase produces MGVESHHLVLLRHGETQWSKSGQHTGRTDLELTDAGRVQAELIGRVLRELKLTDPLVISSPRIRALTTAKLAGLAVDEVSSLLAEWDYGEYEGLTTPQIHESDPDWLIWTHGCPGGETVAEVSDRADQAVSLALENMASRDVVFVGHSHFSRSVITRWVELPLVEGSRFWMLAGSIAVCGFEHGVRQLAALGLTGLPQAITAG; encoded by the coding sequence ATGGGCGTCGAGAGCCACCATCTGGTGTTGTTGCGCCACGGGGAGACCCAGTGGTCCAAGTCCGGCCAGCACACCGGGCGCACCGATCTCGAACTAACCGACGCCGGCCGGGTCCAGGCCGAGCTGATTGGGCGCGTTCTGCGTGAATTGAAACTCACCGACCCGCTCGTGATCAGCAGCCCGCGCATACGTGCCCTGACCACGGCCAAGTTGGCCGGGCTCGCCGTGGACGAGGTCTCGTCCTTGCTCGCCGAATGGGATTACGGCGAGTACGAGGGGTTGACGACCCCGCAGATCCACGAATCAGATCCTGATTGGCTGATTTGGACGCACGGTTGTCCCGGCGGCGAAACGGTGGCTGAAGTCAGCGACCGAGCCGATCAGGCCGTGTCACTGGCGTTGGAGAACATGGCCTCACGCGACGTCGTGTTCGTGGGCCACAGCCACTTCTCCCGTTCGGTGATCACGCGCTGGGTCGAGCTGCCGCTGGTCGAGGGCAGCCGCTTTTGGATGCTCGCCGGCTCGATAGCCGTGTGCGGGTTCGAGCACGGCGTGCGGCAGCTCGCCGCGCTCGGATTGACCGGTCTCCCGCAGGCCATCACAGCCGGGTGA
- a CDS encoding ParA family protein, whose product MTTRVLAVANQKGGVAKTTTVASLGAAMVDAGRRVLLVDLDPQGCLTFSLGQDPDKLAVSVHEVLLGEVEPSAALTETAEGMTLLPANIDLAGAEAMLLMRAGREYALKRALDKLGDNFDVVIIDCPPSLGVLTLNGLTAAGEVIVPLQCETLAHRGVGQFLRTVSDVQSITNPKLKLLGALPTLYDPRTTHTRDVLLDVADRYDLPVLAPPIPRTVRFAEASASGSSVLAARKNKGAVAYQELANALLKHWKSGKALPTFTIDA is encoded by the coding sequence ATGACCACTCGGGTGCTGGCCGTGGCCAACCAGAAGGGCGGGGTAGCCAAAACGACGACGGTCGCCTCACTGGGTGCGGCGATGGTGGACGCCGGACGACGAGTGCTGCTCGTCGATTTGGACCCTCAGGGGTGTCTGACGTTTTCGCTGGGCCAAGACCCGGACAAGTTGGCGGTGTCGGTGCACGAGGTGCTGCTCGGTGAGGTTGAGCCCTCGGCCGCCCTGACCGAGACCGCCGAAGGTATGACGCTGCTGCCGGCGAACATCGACCTGGCCGGCGCCGAGGCGATGCTGTTGATGCGGGCCGGCCGCGAGTACGCGCTCAAGCGTGCGCTGGACAAACTCGGCGACAACTTCGACGTCGTCATCATCGACTGCCCGCCGTCGCTCGGTGTGCTGACGCTGAACGGTTTGACCGCCGCCGGCGAGGTCATCGTGCCGTTGCAGTGCGAGACGCTGGCCCATCGCGGCGTCGGCCAGTTCCTGCGGACGGTGTCCGACGTGCAGTCGATCACCAATCCGAAGCTGAAACTGCTGGGCGCATTGCCGACGTTGTACGACCCGCGCACCACCCACACCCGCGACGTGCTGCTCGATGTCGCCGACCGCTACGACCTGCCGGTGCTGGCGCCGCCGATCCCGCGCACGGTGCGGTTCGCCGAAGCCAGCGCGTCGGGCTCGTCGGTGTTGGCCGCCCGGAAGAACAAGGGCGCGGTGGCTTATCAGGAGTTGGCCAACGCGCTGCTCAAGCACTGGAAGTCGGGCAAGGCGCTGCCGACGTTCACCATCGACGCCTGA
- the whiB1 gene encoding transcriptional regulator WhiB1, producing MDWRHTAVCRDEDPELFFPVGNSGPALAQIADAKLVCNRCPVTTDCLSWALNTGQDSGVWGGMSEDERRALKRRNARTKARSGV from the coding sequence ATGGATTGGCGCCACACCGCGGTCTGCCGCGACGAGGACCCGGAGCTGTTCTTCCCTGTCGGGAACAGCGGACCGGCCCTCGCGCAGATTGCTGACGCGAAACTGGTCTGTAACCGCTGTCCGGTGACCACCGACTGCTTGTCCTGGGCACTTAACACCGGTCAGGACTCCGGCGTGTGGGGCGGAATGAGCGAGGATGAGCGGCGCGCCCTCAAGCGCCGCAACGCTCGGACGAAGGCCCGCAGCGGAGTCTGA
- a CDS encoding diacylglycerol/lipid kinase family protein, with protein sequence MRAVLIVNPTATSTTTAGRDLLTHALQSRLDLTVEHTRHGGHGGEIAQAAVQDGVDLVVVHGGDGTVSNAVNGILGRPGQRPTGHIPALAIVPGGSANVTARSLGIPPGPIDATNQLIWLLDKYGPEKNWRRIGLIDCGERWAVLNAGMGVDAEAVAKVEKQREKGRKVTPTRYILAATRATIGYSRKEPRLTVTLPGRDPISGVYFVFVSNSSPWTFANERPMCTNPGTSFDAGLGVFGVTRLKVIPSLRLVAQMFSKRPKIEGDQVVRDDDAACVQVTCADPPMACQFDGDYLGVREKMTFRAVPDVLDVVAPHPKQLPDLQR encoded by the coding sequence ATGCGCGCCGTGCTGATCGTCAACCCCACCGCGACCTCAACCACCACAGCGGGGCGCGACCTACTTACACACGCGTTGCAGAGCCGCCTGGATCTGACCGTCGAGCACACCCGGCATGGCGGCCACGGCGGCGAGATAGCTCAGGCCGCGGTACAGGACGGCGTCGACCTGGTCGTCGTGCACGGCGGTGACGGCACCGTGAGCAACGCGGTCAACGGCATTCTCGGCCGACCGGGACAGCGGCCCACGGGGCACATCCCGGCGCTGGCAATCGTCCCCGGCGGCTCGGCGAACGTGACGGCGCGGTCACTGGGCATCCCGCCGGGTCCGATCGACGCCACCAACCAGCTCATCTGGCTGCTCGACAAATACGGCCCGGAGAAGAACTGGCGCCGGATCGGGCTGATCGACTGCGGCGAACGCTGGGCGGTGCTGAACGCCGGCATGGGCGTCGACGCCGAGGCGGTGGCCAAGGTGGAGAAGCAACGGGAAAAGGGCCGCAAGGTCACGCCGACGCGCTACATCCTCGCTGCGACCCGGGCCACGATCGGATACTCCCGCAAGGAACCGCGGCTGACCGTCACGCTGCCGGGACGCGACCCGATTTCGGGCGTCTACTTCGTTTTCGTTTCCAACTCCAGCCCCTGGACGTTCGCCAACGAGCGCCCGATGTGCACCAACCCGGGCACCAGCTTCGACGCCGGCCTGGGGGTGTTCGGCGTCACCCGGTTGAAGGTCATCCCGAGTCTGCGGCTCGTTGCGCAGATGTTCTCCAAACGACCGAAGATCGAGGGCGATCAGGTGGTGCGCGACGACGACGCGGCCTGCGTGCAAGTGACCTGCGCAGATCCGCCGATGGCGTGCCAATTCGACGGCGACTACCTCGGGGTTCGCGAAAAGATGACATTTCGGGCCGTTCCTGATGTGCTGGACGTCGTCGCACCGCATCCGAAACAGCTTCCTGACCTGCAACGGTAG
- a CDS encoding Rv3212 family protein — MVKPERRTKADVLAAAAIAAVVAVAAALIWWNSDARATISRPATGPAPSPRLAREVPASLKQLWTAPNAPTDQPVVVAGTVVTADGRVVQGRDPVTGQVRWTYSRDSDLCGVAGVYRFAVAVYRDDRGCGQVSTIEGPTGTRGPARSSYADHKVTLSSDGTTVLSAGDTRLELWRSDMVRMLSYGEIDARIKPSSKGLHTGCRLTSAAASSSAVSVLEACGRQADLRLALLRPSKEEDEPERRDVAEPGISEGSGARVVAVAETRTAVYLPVPQPRIDVVDESGVTVSSTLLPKPPSASSVVSRPGNLITWWTGDTVMVFDASNLSYRYSIGPAGHSVPLGPATLMAGKLLIPVTDGVAICDPATGVDQGFLPVSRQPGSSPVVPAVAGAQLLEQRGNNLVALG, encoded by the coding sequence ATGGTCAAGCCGGAACGCCGAACCAAGGCTGATGTGTTGGCGGCGGCTGCGATAGCGGCGGTGGTCGCCGTGGCCGCGGCACTGATCTGGTGGAACAGCGATGCTCGCGCCACGATCAGCCGGCCGGCGACGGGGCCCGCGCCCAGCCCGAGGCTGGCCCGCGAGGTACCGGCATCGCTCAAGCAGCTCTGGACCGCACCCAACGCGCCGACCGACCAGCCCGTCGTCGTGGCCGGAACCGTCGTCACCGCCGACGGGCGTGTGGTCCAAGGGCGTGATCCGGTCACCGGCCAGGTGCGGTGGACCTACTCGCGCGACAGCGATCTCTGCGGGGTCGCCGGGGTGTACCGCTTCGCGGTCGCGGTCTACCGCGACGACCGCGGCTGCGGTCAGGTCAGCACGATCGAAGGGCCCACCGGTACCCGTGGACCCGCCCGCAGCAGCTACGCCGACCACAAGGTCACGCTGTCCTCCGACGGCACGACGGTCTTGTCGGCCGGCGACACCCGACTGGAACTGTGGCGCTCCGACATGGTCCGAATGCTCTCCTATGGCGAGATCGACGCCCGGATCAAGCCCTCCTCGAAAGGACTGCACACCGGGTGCCGGCTGACGTCGGCCGCGGCCAGCTCCTCGGCGGTGTCCGTGCTGGAGGCATGCGGTAGGCAAGCGGATCTCCGGCTCGCGCTGCTGCGCCCGAGCAAGGAGGAGGACGAGCCCGAGCGCCGTGATGTCGCGGAGCCGGGAATCAGCGAGGGCTCGGGCGCCCGGGTGGTGGCCGTGGCGGAGACCCGCACGGCGGTGTATCTGCCGGTGCCACAACCGCGCATCGACGTCGTCGACGAGAGCGGTGTGACCGTGAGCAGCACGTTGCTGCCCAAACCGCCGTCGGCGTCCAGCGTGGTATCGCGGCCGGGAAACCTGATCACCTGGTGGACCGGCGACACGGTGATGGTCTTCGATGCCTCGAATCTGAGCTATCGCTACTCGATCGGCCCGGCCGGGCACTCCGTTCCGCTGGGACCGGCGACGCTGATGGCCGGCAAGCTGCTGATCCCGGTGACCGACGGCGTCGCGATCTGCGATCCGGCCACCGGGGTCGACCAAGGCTTCCTACCCGTGAGCCGGCAGCCGGGCAGCTCGCCGGTGGTCCCCGCCGTCGCGGGTGCGCAGCTGCTCGAGCAGCGCGGCAACAACCTGGTGGCGCTGGGCTGA
- a CDS encoding DEAD/DEAH box helicase: MAPNRAASESTFADLGIRPEIVRALSEKGIEHPFAIQELTLPLALTGDDLIGQARTGMGKTFAFGVPLLQRITTPGADRPLNGIPRALIVVPTRELCLQVHGDLATAAKYLSADEGRPLSVVSIYGGRPYEPQVEALRAGADVVVGTPGRLLDLAQQGHLQLGGLSVLVLDEADEMLDLGFLPDIERILRQIPDVRQSMLFSATMPDPIITLARTFMNQPTHIRAEAPHSSAVHDSTKQYVYRAHALDKVELISRVLQARGRGATMIFTRTKRTAQKVADELAERGFAVGAVHGDLGQIAREKALKAFRTGGIDVLVATDVAARGIDIDDITHVINYQIPEDEQAYVHRIGRTGRAGKTGIAVTLVDWDDLARWTMIDKALGLSCPDPAETYSNSPHLYVELDIPTGTQGSVGTARKAPAKRAASESRNGDQPAPQRNTDRQRRRTRGGKAATGHPAAGVNGQAEGEAPAADAPSGDGARPARRRRRRPRKSAGATATAN; encoded by the coding sequence ATCGCACCTAACCGTGCTGCATCCGAATCCACCTTTGCCGACCTCGGCATCCGCCCCGAAATCGTCCGGGCACTCAGCGAAAAAGGCATCGAGCATCCCTTCGCCATCCAGGAGCTCACGCTGCCACTCGCCCTGACCGGCGACGACCTGATCGGCCAAGCCCGCACCGGCATGGGCAAGACCTTCGCGTTCGGTGTCCCGCTGCTGCAGCGGATCACCACTCCAGGCGCGGATCGCCCGCTCAACGGCATTCCCCGGGCCTTGATCGTCGTGCCGACCCGCGAGCTGTGCCTGCAGGTGCACGGCGACCTCGCGACCGCGGCTAAGTACCTGAGCGCCGACGAAGGCCGACCGCTGTCAGTGGTGTCCATCTACGGCGGCCGGCCGTACGAGCCCCAGGTCGAGGCGCTGCGCGCCGGCGCCGACGTGGTCGTGGGCACCCCGGGCCGGCTGCTCGACCTGGCTCAGCAGGGCCACCTGCAGCTTGGTGGCCTGTCGGTGCTGGTCCTCGACGAGGCCGACGAGATGCTCGACCTGGGCTTCCTGCCCGACATCGAGCGGATTCTGCGTCAGATTCCCGACGTGCGGCAATCGATGCTGTTCTCGGCGACCATGCCGGATCCGATCATTACCCTGGCCCGCACCTTCATGAACCAGCCGACCCACATCCGGGCCGAGGCGCCGCACTCCTCCGCGGTGCACGACTCCACCAAGCAGTACGTCTACCGCGCACACGCCCTCGACAAGGTCGAACTGATCAGCCGGGTACTGCAGGCCCGCGGACGCGGCGCCACCATGATCTTCACCCGCACCAAGCGGACCGCACAGAAAGTCGCCGACGAACTCGCCGAGCGCGGTTTCGCCGTCGGCGCGGTGCACGGAGACCTCGGCCAGATCGCGCGCGAGAAGGCGCTCAAGGCATTCCGCACCGGCGGCATCGACGTGCTGGTCGCCACCGATGTGGCGGCGCGCGGCATCGACATCGACGACATCACCCACGTGATCAACTACCAGATCCCCGAGGACGAGCAGGCCTACGTCCACCGCATCGGCCGGACCGGACGCGCCGGTAAGACCGGTATCGCGGTCACCCTCGTCGACTGGGACGACCTGGCTCGCTGGACGATGATCGACAAGGCGCTGGGCCTGAGCTGCCCGGATCCGGCAGAGACCTACTCGAACTCGCCGCACCTGTACGTCGAACTCGATATCCCCACCGGAACGCAAGGCTCCGTCGGCACCGCGCGCAAGGCTCCGGCCAAGCGTGCCGCCTCGGAATCCCGCAACGGCGACCAACCCGCCCCGCAGCGCAACACCGACCGGCAGCGTCGCCGCACCCGCGGCGGCAAAGCGGCGACGGGCCACCCCGCGGCCGGCGTCAACGGCCAAGCCGAAGGCGAGGCGCCGGCAGCCGACGCACCGTCCGGTGACGGCGCACGCCCCGCACGCCGTCGCCGTCGTCGCCCCCGCAAGTCAGCGGGCGCGACCGCCACCGCCAACTGA
- a CDS encoding sensor histidine kinase, giving the protein MSTLGDLLAEHTVLPGNAVDHLHALVGEWQLLADLSFADYLMWVRRDDGSLVCVAQCRPNTAPTVLLRDAVGTVVDADRMPLIAAALDSGAISLESDAGQQYSWQQTGVNIEAVPVRYGDRVVAVLTHQTAVADTPKSSPLETAYLDCAADLVHMLSEGTFPNVGDLAMSRSSPRVGDGFIRLNVVGEVSYASPNALSAFHRMGLTSELEGHNLIAITRPLISDPFEAHELAEHVLNSLAGGASMRIEVDAGGATILLRTLPLVVHGSAAGAAVLVRDVTEVKRRDRALMSKDATIREIHHRVKNNLQTVAALLRLQARRTSNLEGREALIESVRRVSSIALVHDALSMSVDEEVNLDEVIDRILPIMNDVATVDAPIRINRTGMLGVLDSDRATALVMVITELVQNAIEHAFDPVACEAAAAAGDSVTIRAERSARWLDVVVHDNGRGLPEGFSVEKSDRLGLQIVRTLVSAELDGSLDMRDAPEGGTDVVLRVPIGRRVRTMQ; this is encoded by the coding sequence ATGTCGACTTTGGGTGACCTGCTTGCCGAGCACACCGTTCTGCCGGGCAACGCCGTCGATCATCTGCACGCGCTGGTGGGTGAATGGCAGCTGCTCGCCGATCTGTCGTTCGCCGACTATCTGATGTGGGTGCGCCGCGACGACGGTTCGCTGGTATGCGTCGCGCAGTGCCGACCGAATACCGCGCCCACAGTTCTGCTGCGCGACGCGGTTGGCACCGTCGTCGACGCCGACCGGATGCCGCTGATCGCCGCGGCGCTGGATTCGGGCGCGATCAGCCTGGAAAGCGATGCGGGCCAACAGTATTCGTGGCAACAGACCGGAGTGAACATCGAGGCGGTGCCGGTTCGGTATGGCGACCGGGTAGTCGCCGTGCTGACCCATCAGACGGCCGTCGCCGACACTCCGAAGTCCAGCCCGCTGGAGACCGCCTACCTCGACTGCGCCGCCGACCTCGTGCACATGCTGTCCGAGGGCACCTTTCCCAACGTCGGCGATCTGGCGATGTCACGCTCGAGCCCGCGAGTGGGCGACGGATTCATTCGGCTCAACGTCGTCGGCGAGGTTTCGTATGCCAGCCCGAACGCGTTGTCCGCCTTTCACCGGATGGGCCTGACCTCCGAGCTGGAGGGCCACAACCTGATCGCGATCACCCGGCCGCTGATCTCCGACCCGTTCGAGGCTCACGAACTCGCCGAACACGTCCTGAACTCGCTGGCCGGTGGCGCCAGCATGCGCATCGAGGTCGATGCCGGCGGTGCGACGATCCTGCTGCGGACGCTGCCCCTGGTGGTACACGGCTCAGCGGCCGGGGCCGCGGTGCTCGTTCGCGACGTCACCGAGGTCAAACGCCGAGACCGCGCCCTGATGTCCAAGGACGCCACCATCCGGGAGATCCACCACCGGGTGAAGAACAACCTGCAGACCGTCGCGGCGCTGCTGCGCCTGCAGGCCCGCCGGACCAGCAATCTAGAAGGTCGAGAGGCGCTCATCGAATCGGTGCGCCGGGTGTCGTCGATCGCGTTGGTCCACGACGCGTTGTCGATGTCGGTCGACGAGGAAGTCAACCTCGACGAGGTGATCGATCGGATTCTGCCGATCATGAACGACGTGGCGACGGTGGACGCGCCGATCAGGATCAACCGCACCGGCATGCTCGGCGTCTTGGACTCGGACCGGGCGACCGCGCTGGTCATGGTGATCACCGAGCTGGTGCAGAACGCCATCGAGCACGCCTTCGACCCGGTGGCCTGCGAAGCGGCCGCCGCAGCCGGCGACTCGGTGACGATTCGTGCCGAACGGTCAGCACGCTGGCTGGACGTCGTGGTTCACGACAACGGCCGAGGCCTGCCCGAAGGGTTCAGCGTCGAGAAGTCCGATCGGCTGGGTCTGCAGATCGTGCGAACCCTGGTCTCCGCTGAGCTGGACGGCTCGCTGGATATGCGGGATGCCCCCGAAGGCGGGACCGACGTTGTGCTGCGTGTCCCGATCGGCCGCCGGGTCCGCACCATGCAATAG
- a CDS encoding isochorismate synthase, whose amino-acid sequence MSTTEPPFVLCGPAGVLIAEGVTACFDRVADAQSALRSGSVPIVLGALAFDVDGPAALMAPRAVQHRPELPDWPAGPLPSVRVAGAIPAPEEHRNRVSRARDQLNAAGSSLRKVVLARALRLVAEAPLDARTILRRLVDDDPAAYGYLVDLSAAGGRYSGMALVGASPELLVARDGDRVTCQPFAGSAPRSADPERDTAAGAALADSAKDRHEHQLVIDTMTEALRPLCSELTFPSTPTLSRTTALWHLSTPIVGRLRDISTTAIDLMLALHPTPAVGGVPTAAAAELIAELEGDRGFYAGAVGWCDSSGDGRWVVSIRGAQLAADRLSALAHAGGGIVAESDPDGEVAETTTKFRTILTALGVDP is encoded by the coding sequence GTGAGCACCACCGAGCCGCCCTTCGTGCTGTGCGGGCCGGCTGGCGTCCTGATCGCCGAGGGCGTGACCGCGTGCTTCGACAGGGTGGCCGACGCGCAATCGGCATTGCGTTCTGGATCGGTGCCAATTGTGTTAGGCGCGTTGGCTTTTGACGTTGACGGACCGGCGGCATTGATGGCGCCGCGTGCCGTCCAGCACCGGCCCGAGTTACCCGACTGGCCGGCCGGACCGCTGCCTTCGGTGCGCGTGGCCGGCGCCATTCCGGCGCCGGAGGAGCACCGCAACCGGGTCAGCCGGGCCCGCGACCAGCTCAACGCCGCGGGGAGTTCACTGCGAAAGGTGGTGCTGGCCCGGGCTTTACGGCTGGTCGCCGAGGCGCCGCTGGACGCGCGGACCATCCTGCGCCGCTTGGTCGACGACGACCCGGCGGCATACGGCTATCTGGTCGACCTGTCGGCGGCCGGCGGCCGGTACTCGGGCATGGCCCTGGTCGGCGCCAGCCCGGAGTTGCTGGTTGCGCGCGACGGCGACCGCGTGACCTGTCAGCCCTTCGCCGGCTCTGCGCCGCGGTCCGCCGACCCCGAGCGCGACACCGCTGCCGGCGCCGCGCTCGCCGACTCCGCCAAGGATCGTCACGAGCACCAACTCGTCATCGACACCATGACCGAGGCGTTGCGCCCGTTGTGCAGCGAGCTGACTTTTCCATCGACGCCCACGCTGAGCCGCACCACGGCGCTGTGGCACCTCAGCACGCCGATCGTCGGTCGGCTGCGCGACATATCCACCACCGCAATCGATTTGATGCTTGCGCTGCACCCGACCCCGGCGGTCGGCGGCGTGCCGACCGCCGCCGCCGCCGAGCTCATCGCAGAGCTGGAAGGCGATCGCGGCTTCTACGCCGGCGCGGTGGGCTGGTGCGACAGCAGCGGCGACGGCCGCTGGGTGGTCTCCATCCGCGGCGCGCAGCTGGCCGCCGACCGGCTCAGCGCGCTGGCCCACGCCGGCGGCGGCATCGTCGCCGAATCCGACCCGGACGGCGAAGTCGCCGAGACGACAACGAAATTCCGCACCATCTTGACCGCGTTGGGAGTCGACCCGTGA
- a CDS encoding ferritin-like fold-containing protein yields the protein MTPLSPGDQLADPPSSRLPADHPGVNELFALLAYGEVTAFYRLTEEAKMAPDLRGRISMASMAAAEMAHYELLHDALESRGVDVVPTISKYASALDGYHRLTTPSTWLEALVKTYIGDALAADFYLEIADVLPDDVADVVRAVMAQTGHSQFVVAEVRAAVTKSTKQRSRLALWSRRLLGEAITQAQYVLAEHDELVDLVISKTDGLTQLAGFFDRLQRTHDERIRELGLA from the coding sequence ATGACTCCGCTTTCGCCGGGTGACCAGCTGGCCGATCCGCCTTCGTCGCGGCTGCCTGCGGATCATCCCGGCGTCAACGAATTGTTCGCGCTGCTGGCGTACGGCGAGGTCACGGCGTTCTACCGACTAACCGAAGAAGCGAAGATGGCCCCGGATCTGCGTGGCCGGATCTCGATGGCCAGCATGGCCGCCGCCGAGATGGCGCACTACGAACTCCTGCACGACGCGTTGGAGAGCCGTGGCGTCGACGTGGTGCCGACGATTTCGAAGTATGCCTCCGCGCTGGACGGCTACCACCGGCTGACCACGCCGAGCACCTGGCTCGAGGCGCTGGTGAAGACGTACATCGGTGACGCGCTGGCAGCCGACTTCTACCTGGAAATCGCCGACGTGCTGCCGGACGACGTCGCGGACGTGGTGCGCGCCGTGATGGCGCAAACCGGGCACTCCCAGTTCGTCGTCGCCGAGGTGCGCGCCGCGGTGACCAAGAGCACCAAGCAACGCAGCCGGCTGGCGCTGTGGTCACGCCGTCTGCTCGGCGAAGCGATCACGCAGGCCCAGTATGTGCTGGCCGAACACGACGAACTGGTCGACCTGGTGATCTCGAAGACCGACGGCCTGACGCAACTCGCCGGGTTCTTCGATCGCCTGCAGCGCACGCATGACGAACGGATCCGCGAGCTCGGCCTCGCCTAG